A genomic window from Lasioglossum baleicum chromosome 7, iyLasBale1, whole genome shotgun sequence includes:
- the LOC143210523 gene encoding uncharacterized protein LOC143210523: MSQPTLNSSFSGINFVGMNRGARLSYTSLRAASGDNSINEGERLSAKSVPGFGGSSRGSLTLDHGSSRLSQPDVRRFMLRHEAATGKRERLSQPTLVTGDYHPGRGQQRLSHPCLSTGTRDMNLPAMVCHSPSPPPNKHKRFSLSVHTSPRDRLSQLDFGAKYRNLKESSASKFNRDRFSIPELQTQNDLRLIAGTPKQRFSLDSQLRNQEVIRSKLLPIASSPISEHQHPKIEEHATLGRIKSPTREGLESVLLASATPILPASERQHLSTELLLSKKNKFASVQQKNNKFSVPPIPNRERMSVPEIRNSSLRRLLDPPAARQRHSITGSLRQSIVFLSNKPLDFGRKSPKLLFEEALEPCKRDEKEENRKNEMANVDTVVDIVDEPKHVQKHYAYTYESADECSTLLGKISMSAIPKKKYLESNFDENDQVITTVIETDVPMIAASPKYAKKPMYSSDTPKWIRKYLENESPKGARKATINKEKGNRKNSRRKSSLESIIDEKVEKTRSKSVCGDRSTPMVRNTVVQADPKNMKNTYVRILPSDNAVRENRYEVKVENNNWNDGDVRGLYDEECDDSESDDSTSI; encoded by the coding sequence ATGTCCCAGCCGACGTTGAACTCGAGCTTCAGCGGCATCAACTTCGTCGGAATGAACCGCGGCGCCAGACTGTCCTACACCAGCCTGCGAGCTGCATCTGGAGACAACAGCATCAACGAGGGCGAGAGATTATCAGCGAAGAGCGTGCCTGGTTTCGGGGGTAGCTCTCGAGGCAGCTTAACATTGGACCACGGATCTTCTAGGCTGTCGCAGCCGGATGTCCGCAGATTCATGCTGAGACACGAGGCTGCCACTGGGAAACGCGAACGACTCTCCCAGCCGACGTTGGTCACTGGCGACTATCACCCTGGCCGCGGCCAGCAGAGGCTCTCGCACCCTTGCCTGAGCACAGGAACGAGGGACATGAATCTACCCGCTATGGTGTGCCACTCTCCGTCCCCGCCGCCCAACAAGCACAAGAGATTCTCTCTATCCGTGCACACCAGCCCAAGGGACCGGTTATCGCAGCTAGACTTCGGCGCCAAGTACAGGAACCTGAAGGAGTCGTCCGCTAGCAAATTCAACCGGGATAGATTCTCGATCCCGGAGCTACAGACGCAGAACGATCTCAGGCTGATCGCGGGCACGCCGAAACAACGGTTCAGCCTGGACAGCCAGTTGAGGAACCAGGAGGTGATCAGATCCAAGCTGCTACCCATCGCTAGCTCGCCGATCAGCGAACACCAGCACCCGAAGATAGAAGAGCACGCGACCCTAGGCAGGATTAAGAGCCCCACCAGAGAGGGATTGGAAAGCGTGTTGCTGGCGAGTGCCACGCCGATTTTGCCGGCCTCCGAGAGACAGCATCTGTCGACGGAGTTGTTGTTGAGCAAGAAGAATAAATTCGCCAGCGTGCAGCAGAAGAACAACAAGTTCTCGGTGCCACCGATCCCTAATCGCGAGAGGATGTCGGTGCCCGAGATCAGGAATTCGAGTCTACGACGGCTACTGGACCCGCCTGCTGCCAGGCAACGGCACAGCATCACGGGTAGCCTTAGACAGAGCATCGTCTTCTTGTCGAACAAACCGCTCGATTTTGGACGCAAGTCGCCGAAGCTACTATTCGAGGAAGCTCTCGAGCCGTGCAAGAGGGACGAGAAAGAGGAGAACAGGAAGAACGAAATGGCGAACGTGGACACGGTCGTGGACATCGTCGACGAGCCGAAACATGTGCAGAAACACTATGCGTACACTTACGAGAGCGCCGACGAGTGCTCCACGTTGCTCGGGAAGATCAGTATGTCCGCGATACCGAAGAAGAAGTACCTGGAGAGTAATTTTGACGAGAACGATCAGGTGATCACGACCGTGATCGAGACGGACGTGCCGATGATCGCGGCCAGCCCGAAGTACGCGAAGAAGCCGATGTATTCGAGCGATACGCCGAAGTGGATCAGGAAATACTTGGAGAACGAGAGTCCCAAAGGTGCGAGAAAGGCGACGATTAATAAGGAGAAGGGGAATAGGAAGAACAGTCGAAGGAAAAGCTCGCTGGAGTCCATCATCGACGAGAAGGTGGAGAAGACCCGCTCGAAGTCGGTCTGCGGTGACAGGAGCACTCCCATGGTGAGGAACACGGTCGTGCAGGCCGATCCGAAGAACATGAAGAACACGTACGTGAGGATCCTGCCGTCGGACAACGCTGTCAGGGAGAACAGGTACGAGGTCAAGGTCGAGAACAACAATTGGAACGACGGGGACGTTCGCGGATTGTACGACGAGGAGTGCGACGACAGCGAGTCCGACGACTCCACGTCGATTTAA